Part of the Lagenorhynchus albirostris chromosome 19, mLagAlb1.1, whole genome shotgun sequence genome, GAAGAATAGTTATAATTAATGATCATGAGAGTTTTGTTATTGaacaattctgaaagaaaataataacaacagcaacctGAATACACTAGTGAACATACCCCTAGTCTGTTTTAAAGTTCCTGTTGGAAGTGTTTTCCTAGTATTTCCCTCACAAGAAAAAATGATCCCCAGCTATATAGAGGATTATAAACACTAGGAAAATAGTTGATGCTTAGAAAGATTCATTGGTGGGTGTGTGGAAAGAGGGTGGTGGAACAACTGGAAGTATTTTACCTTACAGTCTAGGGatgaatatttaaaagtataggctcagggggattccctggtgatccagtggttaggaatccacacttccgctgcagggggcatgggttcagtccctggtcagggaactaagatcccacatgccacgtggtacggcataaagaaataaaagtataggCTCTGATCTGTGTCCTCCAAATGCCTTCCTCTAAAATTCTCCCTGAACAAACTTTTCTGCTAATTTTTCTTGTTCATCCTACTTAAATCTTAATGCTCTTGAAAGGTTCACTTCATTGCCTCTGAATCCACCTATCCAAGCATAAATTCCTCTTccactattcttttgtctcttctcCTTACTGCTTCGTGTGTTTGTTTCACTTTCTGTATGAAGTTCTGGTGCAAAATGCAAATGTTACTAGTGTTCAttacttatttttcatctttttccacACTGAGGCAGAGTTTTTAATTTAGGTTCCATGTCTTTTCCCAGGCAAGGAATAATTTGTCCTTGGTCTTTTTTGGCCTCATGTACTAGACCCTATTACAATTCCTTTCGATAGCAAATATGTGAAGATTCACAAGTTGTTATTAATTATATTCTTTCCTAGAAGAAAAGTGGAAAGCTGAAGACTTTTTAGTGAAATTCAAGGAACAACAAGATAAATTTTCTAGATCAGTTGTATTAATCAACCACAAAAAACTGATTAAGGAGAACAGTAGTGCATATGAAAAGACATTTACTTTAAGCAAAAACCCTATTAATTCAAAAAACCTACCTCCTGAATATGACACtcatggaaagatttttaaaaatgtttcagaatTAATCATCAGTAATCTAAGTCCTACAAGAAAGAGACTTAGTGAGCATAATGGATATGGGAAATCACTCCTCAATACTAAGCCAGAGACAGCTCACTCTGGAGGCAAATCCCATAATCAGTGTGGTAGGACTGTCAGTCATAATGAAATGATTATGCAATATCATGAGATGGAAACTTCAGCACAGTCATTTGGATATAATGACTGTGAGAAATCCTTCCTTAAAAAAGGAGGCCTAATTACACATAATAGAGCTTACAGAAGGGAAAAACCATCTGAATATAATAAAAGGAGAAGAACAACCAATATTGAAAAAAAGCATATATGCACTGAATGTGGGAAGTCCTTCTGCAGGAAATCAGTATTGATTCTGCATCAGGGAATTCACACAGAGGAAAAACCCTACCAATGTCATCAATGTGGAAATTCATTTAGAAGGAAATCATATCTCATTGATCATCAGagaactcacactggagagaaaccctttgTTTGTAATGAATGTGGTAAGTCCTTCCGCCTAAAGACAGCCCTCACTGATCATCAGAGAACACATACAGGGGAGAAATCATATGAATGTCCACAATGTAGGAATGCCTTCAGATTGAAGTCACACCTCATTCGTCATCAGAGAACTCAcacaggagaaaaaccatatgagtGTAATGACTGTGGGAAGTCTTTCCGCCAGAAGACAACACTCTCCctacatcagagaattcatacaggagagaaaccctatatTTGTAAAGAATGTGGGAAGTCCTTTCACCAGAAGGCAAATCTTACTGTACATCAGAGAACTCATACAGGGGAAAAGCCCTATAtttgtaatgaatgtgggaaatccttcTCTCAGAAGACAACCCTCGCTCTTCATGAGAAGACTCATAATGAAGAGAAACCTTATATTTGTAATGAGTGTGGAAAATCCTTCCGCCAGAAGACAACCCTTGTGGCACATCAGAGAACACATACAGGGGAAAAATCCTATGAATGTCCTCACTGTGGGAAGGCTTTTAGAATGAAGTCGTACCTCATTGATCATCACAgaactcacacaggagagaaaccatatgaatgtaatgaatgtgggaaatccttcAGTCAGAAGACAAATCTCAAtctacatcagagaattcatacaggAGAGAAGCCCTATATTTGTAATGAGTGTGGGAAGTCTTTTCGCCAGAAAGCAACCCTCACTGTACATCAGAAAATACATACAGGGCAGAAATCCTATGAATGCCCTcagtgtgggaaagcctttagcAGGAAGTCATATCTCATTCATCATCAAAGAactcatacaggagagaaaccatacaagtgtaatgaatgtgggaagtGCTTCCGCCAGAAGACAAATCTCATTGTACATCAGAGAACTCATACAGGGGAGAAGCCTTATATTTGTAATGAGTGTGGTAAGTCCTTCAGTTATAAGAGAAACCTTATTGTCCATCAAAGAACTCACAAGGGAGAAAACATGGTAATGCAGTAATAAATGATGTGATTTCTTTGTGAAGCCTTTCTAAGTTATTGTAaaactttagttttttaaaaaagcatgctTAACATGTGAATAAGGTAATTTTAATCACAAATGTAATATTATTAACTTAATGTACTATACCACATAACTATTTATCTACTGTTTACTAGCATATGAAATGGATATGATCATTGATATTGAACTCTTATCAGCAATGAAGCTAATTTTTTACGTTTTCAAGTTCTCCTACTgactcagtttattttttttaattcttatataaTACATGCAGAAGCAAGATACAAAGTGGTTTTAAGTATCAGTCTCCATAAGAGGAAGAAATTATGAAGTATATTTCTCATTGCACTCTGCGGAATAAAAGTTAGTTGTTACTTCCCCAAAGATTACCACTTCCCTGGCTTTTAACATGAAATAGTTTTTGCATGtctttaaactttatattttattatacattacaaattttttgtcttgtttcacTCAACATATTAAAGATTCATACATTATTGCATGTGGCAGTAGtgtattcattttcattctgtatACTCTTCCATTTTAAGAATATACTGCTATTTATCCTCTTGAtggatatttgtattttttataattttgtgttgtaataaaaatactactataaatattcttgtatatgtgtgtgtgtgtatttctgttgATTTTATATGAAGACTGGGATTACTCAGTCCCAGGGTGTACGTAAAGTTTTTTCAGTTATGTTAGATACTGCCAAACATCTCTCAGACCTTTCTCAATGTGAGATGATTCAATTTGGAGAGTAACAGCTCTGTAATTCAAGTGGAGAAATGTCATTCAACTGGAGAATTCCTACTAAAAAGAAATCCTTATAATGTTATAATTGTGAGAAGGCTGTTAGTCATGAATATATGAAtgtaataaatgtagaaagacCTTAGCTGTGGCTTAAACCTTACACAAAATCAGAGAATTCATATTGGAGGGCATCCTACAGTTGTCGTGATTATAGGGGTACTTTTAGCAATAGCTTATGTCTTTCACCATCAAAGAATTTATACTAAAGAAAGGTTAAGAAGGAACATAGATGAATAAAATTTGGGAGTATAGGAGTCTATTCCCTTTAatagaattatgaaaaatatatataagtaagcctatgtataatataataagCCTATGTAAAGTAAGCCTTTTATACCTTGATTTATCTCACAGGAAATGTGGGTCTCGAAAATCCCAAATGAAAAATCCCTGGAGATTTTGATGTGTGAGAGTTGGAAATCTAAGATAATACCATCTATAGCATCTTTTCTGTGAAAATAGTAAGCTCAACAGCAATTTGAACAGTGTTACTAAAGGCCTTTCTTGAGGGGGATTATTCATAACCAATATTCATAACCATACATGAAGTTATTGTAATAAAATTCagtagaaatttaaataaactgtTTTTCCCCCCAATTCAGTAGAACTGTAAACTGTATCTAAGTAAGTAGGAAAATAATTGATAGTTCAAGTatcttacattaaaaatgtacacACAACAGGCCATCTGGCCTATAGAAAGGGGCACCAACTGCCAGTGGATTGTAAATGGAAACATGCTTGTCATTCCAGGTCTTGCAGATGatttcagagcagaaaaagaacagTGGGTGATGAAGCAAATCAGACATGAAAAAAATTTAGACTTGAAAGAGACGTACGATAAAAGATAAAATGCCATGTCTGACTGGAcagaactttgagaaatataGCCTTAACTAATAGTTATTATTTatgtttagagttttttttttctagtgtgtAGGCAGGATGAACAtattagaataaaatacctacaacAAGTAAGATTACAGGATCTATATTCAGAGTTATGAGAACctagaaattatttcatttgaatAAATCTGTGTTTGTAGATGAGTAAAAATATATGCTAACGATGACGACTACCAAAAGAACTGCATTCACAACCAAGGATGCAAGCCTACCTCTTTTTCCTGAGTATGTAGTGAGTTGGAAGcaaaaccctccaccagcaaaaagatttttgactcactgaaggctaggatgatggttagcattttttagcaataaagtattttaaaattaaggtatgtacattgcttttttagacaatgctattgcacacttactgtagactacagtatagtataaacataacttttatagtaTAAACATGACATACTGGGAAACCACAAAAtgcatgtgactcactttattgtgatatttgctttactgtggtggtctggaGCCAAAcccactatatatatgtgtattatatatgtatattaaggCCACGTTATGAcggacaacatatagttggggtTTTTAAGAAATTCCAGTTGGACAATGTCTTAATACTGGTTTTAAACCATTTGCATTTAATGTATATATACTGATATCGTTGGGCTTTAACTCTAACATTCTTTCCTGTATCCCCCCTCTATTTTTAATTCCTCTGTTTCcctttcttgctctctttttcatttgaatatattttattattccattttaatttatctatttagctttttactatttgtttattttctttagtggttCCTCTGGGGATtataatacacataatatatataattcacaATATACTTTGAGTTAACATTTTAGTACTGCATGTTGAATATGGAAACATTACCACCATATTTGTCCCTTTTAGCCTCCCCTCTTTATATTATGATTATCATATTTACTATATCTACATCCATTACAAACTTCATCAGAAAGTGTTATATTCCTTGCTTTTTAtcacagtaaatttttaaattatttttaaaaaccaataattttattatttattcagcaaTTTGCCATTTCTGTTGCTCTTTACTTATTTCTGAAGTTTCAGGTTTTTCTTTGATATCATTTCCCTTGCATCTAAAGAGCTTCATGTAGCATTTCTTTTACAGCAAGCCTGCAAGTAACAAATCCTCTTTGTTTCCCTTTACCTAAGAATATCTTTTATTTACCCTTCATTCCTGATAATTTTCACGGATAaagtttggggttgacatgtcTTTCCTTaaagcacttaaaaaatgttGTTGCACTATCCTTTGGCCTTCATACTTTCTAATGGGAATTAAGGGATTGTTCTCCTATATGTAATGCATCAATGTTCTCTGGAagcttttgagatttttttctttgattttcagcagTTTGGTTATGATGTGTCTCAGCAAAGGTTTCTTTTAGTTTATCCTTTTTGTGGTATGCTATATTTattgaatctgtaattttaaGGTCTTTTACCAAACTCGGTAGGTTTTCAACCATTGattctttaaatacttttttcttcctgGCACTCCATTTTGTTGCTGAGCCCATCAAGTAAGttctaattttcactttttcagttctaaaatttccttttatatatccgagaattatataataaaaaatttaaatgtttaatttccttttggttctttttttatagcttCTGTTTCTCTGCTTAGATATTCACTCAAGAGTTCACCTTTACATCTTGGAACACGGTTCTAATTCTAATGTGGATCATGTCAGTAttggtgtctttttcttttccattgtgagTTTTAAAATTGTCCTGTTTGTTTGTATGTGgagtacatttttattgtttcctagACATTTTGAATAATTTGATTCTCTGAGTCTAGTTTAAATTCTATGAGAAACATAATTTAGGTTTGTTTGTCTTAGCAGGCAGTTTATTTAGATTCAGTATGCAAGTTCCAAACTACTTTCTGTGCCCTGGGGTTCCAATGtcatttcagttttcaaagaatttgaaaattgGAATTCAGTGTGCATTATCTTTTATGTGCTTCACCCAGTACCCACTCTGAGACCTGGTTGATGGTCCACCTGGTTCAGTTCTCAAGGTCTTTGGTATGCTGCCTAGTGTCAGATCTACACATATGCACCCTCGAGTTCATATAATACTTTAAGGGATCCCTAACTTGAGTTGCTCCTCTCCCCTATCTCACTAGAACTCTTTAGTTCCCAGAGGACCACTTCCTGGATCTAGTTAGAGCAACAGGGCTTTATTTAGCCTTCCCATTCTGCTGTGGCCTTCCCACAGCTAGGGCTTCTTCCAGTGCCAATGAGTGagagaataaagaggaaaaaagcaatgGGATTTCCTCCACCTTCTTTAGAACAGACTTCCACTAGTAAGATAGGATTCCCTTTCCTCAGGGTTTAAGTATTTGCTGGCAGCTGCTGCTACCACCACCTACCCAATCCAGGACTGCAGCTTTCAGGACTAGTGTTTGCCTGCAGTgagaccagaaagaaaagaaaaacaacatggaTTTCTTCTACCTTCTCTGCTCCACAAAAACCCCTTCTCCCACTCTTCCAACTATAGAGAGTTTCTTATGGAGCTCTTTCCATCCAAGTTTGGCTCACAGTTTTGGGATTCAGGTTGTTTCAGTTCAGACCAGCACACCACCAGATCAAACTTTCAACTTCTTGTTTCCTTCTCAGTCTGTCTGCTAACatttacttttcagttttctcagctgcctCATCCATTCTGTCTATGATTTTAGTTGTGTTCAGTGGGAGAGGCAGGGTGGAACATGCTAACTATCTTAACTGGtactgctgcttctttttttttttccttttaaattcttgAGTTTGGATGCATCTTGCTTAAAGAGCTGGAAATAGAGTGCAATCATGTGGTACGATTATGTCAAATTCTGAATGGTGACTGATAGGCAAAACAAAAGTTCTGCCTCTCAAGTCATGATTTCCTCCGtgtttggtttcattttgttaatattttccttaGAATATTTGCATTAATATTCATAAGCTCATCTAGATCTTTTAGAAACTATCTTGATCCAGTGTTTAGACTTCTAGTATGAGCTTGTAAAATTCTTTTAGAGATTATCCGTAGTTTTTACCTGATATTTAAgtattgttgtgtgtgtgtgtgtgtgtgtgtgtgtgtgtgtgtgtgtgtgtgtgtggtacgtgggcctctcactgttgtggcctctcccgttgcggagcacaggctccagacgtgcaggcttagcagccatggctcacggccccagctgctccgcgacatatgggattttcccggaccgggacacaaacccgtgtcccctgcattggcaggcagactctcaaccactgcgccaccagggaagccctaaatattgttttaaagagAGGTTTTGGAccagattttcattttcctgctaTGTGTATTGGACTATGCAGATTTCTACCTCATCTTGagtcaattttaaagaaaatactttctgtatataatattactgatatttttaaactCTCCATAAATATATGTGTGCTACCTTATTAGTGCTGTCATATTTCTCACCTTTACATTGATCAAATTTATAAGTCTAGTTTAGATCAGTGTTTTttccacaaaaataaattaaggaggTTTTATTGCTTCTTCCACTGATTTCCAATTTTAACTGTATGAACTGTTTTCTTCTGTAGTTAggttaatttgttctttttctggtttcttaggTTTGATTACATCATCAGTTTTATCAAGTGTCCACTATGTGACAGACACTGTTTCAGAACTAGGATTATAATAGTATAGTCACGTGGGGCAATGATGTTAATCGTTGAATGATGATGCAAAAACAGTTCTGGCCCTATGTCTTGATTTCCCACATTTGTTAAAGGGTATTAGTGTTCTTCTAAGATGATTTTGGTCACCTCATACAGGTTTTGTTATGTAGCAACTCATTATCACTCATATCTGAGTGGTATCCTGTTTTAATACTGGTTTTCTCTTTgaatcaaacaaataaaatataaatttccaaGAGGAGGTTAGAATCACTCCACACTTTCTAATtgtaagaataaaaaagaacctTTAAAATGGAGAGAGTTGACAGTCACCACCTTAACCATATGATCAAATTTAGCCTCATTTTATCAATATGTACCTTGATATACAATACAAAATACTTTACATCATTTATGAAATAGTCTTGCAAAATTGTTTGATCCAAACTTAATCTTCTCTCTATACTTAGTTTCCAATGTAAATGGCAGAATTAATTAAATGACAACATTAGGAAACGAGAACAACAATCGAAAATATGGAACATCCTACAAGACTACTGCATGGACtctaagaagaaaaagtaatggaaaaaaaaaagtgaagaactaAACTAGCCTAAAAGAGACATATCAACTAAATGCAATTTCTGAACCTAGAGTTGACTCTAGATAAAAAACGAAAGCAAACAACTGTAAAGTCAATCTTGGGACAGCTGGGAAAACCTGAATGTGTGTCACATGATATATTTTAGAAGATGTGGTTATAGTATGGTTATGTTGAAAATTATAGGAAGATAAACCAAAtatgacaaacttttagctattAAACTAGGTGGGGGGGCAGGGTGGTAAATACATGTCCATTGTACTTTTCTAACTTTCCTGTTTGTTTGAAAGTTTTCATAATGGCAACTTGGAAGGTTTACTAATGGACGGTTTTCTCTTTGTTATCCTTTTGATAATTTCTAATAAACTTTGAATTGTGAGAGGAGAGTGTAGATTATGGGGTATCTGTTATTAGGAATTTATTAACAGAATACTGCTTCATACCCTTTTCTACTTAAGCAACTAGCTATATtctcaatatatatttacagCCACTAGTTCCAGAGTATTTATTCCAGCATTAGTTTCCTGATGCAGCTCAGCAGGAATGAAATTGTCTCACATGTTCTCTATATTTTACTGGACTTTATTCAAAATCAGTCATCTGAGGTTGAATAGGAGAATGGGGGTGATTGGAGGCTCTTCTAAGTTCATTACCAACATAGTGTCTTTCTCTAAGAATTTGCTAATGATAATGCTATTAATTATCATCAGAACAACAGTAGTTAATATATTTGTCAAATAGTCTTATAAGGGTTTACACgtattaatcctcacaaaaacacAGGTATTGTCTTCACCATTTtacaactgaggcacagaagtaaTATATTGGTATATTGCTGAATATCTTGAAGATGATGATAGGCTAGGTATGTGATGTGACCAAAGGCTTTCTTTCAGTTCCACAACTGATAGATTAAGAGATTCTCCTCTAGTATAAGTTTGCTGGTATCCAACAGGAATTGAGTGGTTTTGATCTCAGGTGACCTCagcctgcagcagcttgaagcaggatctcagttccccagccagagattgaagtcaggccgtggcagtgagagtgttgaatcctagccactagaccatgaggaccagtggccagtgacaaggccctggcttatctgctttgtagaaatgaatttcaacaaagagacggaaagtagtgaaacaagtaaagtatttatttggggggaaaaaaagtacgTGTGAATAGACACACAGGAGGCCTCAGAAAGAGAGCTGCGCCTTCAtggtagtttaaatcacttaGGTGGGGCATCTCTTTCgggtttcctctggccaatcatcttgctttgccaggttctgagtccgtatttggtatAATTCAGGGTCCTCCCCTGAGGTGCACATGCaactcttagccaagatggattccagcccagaggTCTATGGATAGGTTGGCATCACCTACTATGGGATGGTGCCccccccctttttggccaaatgtgCACATGTAGTCAGGAAGGTCTTCTTGACCTCAGAAtcgaaatatgtggtctctttatcttttatctggACAGGACTCAGCTCCTCTTCACTTCTGCCATTATCTCTATCTTGGAGTATCTACTCCACAGGGGACagactccagctgctcagcctggggcccgtctatctcctgcctcaggtttggaagtattttatatattcattagaTTAAGATACCTGGCAAGAGATCTTTTACGCTAAATAAGTTGTaagaatgaccaaaaaaaaaaaaaggtttcctaAACATTTCCCCTAGTGTTAATATTCTATAAAGAGTTGAGTCAAAGAAAAAGTACCTTTGAATTAACACTATAAGGTTATGAATTCTCAGGTGTTCATAGAGACATGAATATTTGGCCTTCAcacatttcttacatttttagaGTCTTTTGCCATTATTAATTCTCTGGTGTTCAGTAAAACATGAACAAAATCTAAAAGCATTCCCACATTCCTCACATTCAGGGTTTCTACTTAATGTACATTCACTGATGTTCATTCTAtctaaaggccttcccacatcATCGTGCACATTCATAGGTTTGGTTTCTCACCATTATGAATTATCTAATGatctgtaaggattaaatgaagttcAAAGGCCCTTCCATAAATCTTAAATTCACACAGTTTCTCCTTAGTGTgcattttttgatgttgaataaGTGTTGAACTCCATCTATAGGCCTTCccacattcatagggtttctcaccaATATGAATTCTTTAATGTTGAATCAGATGTGTCCTCTGCCTAAAGGCCTTCCTACATTCTTGGCATTCATAGGTTTCTCATTAGTATGAATACTCTGATGACCTATAAGGTGTGAATGAAGTCTAAaggttttcccacattccttacattcataagATTTCTCATCTGTGTGAATTTTTTTATGTTGACCAACTTGTGCACGTAATCTAAAGGATTTTTcgcattccttacattcatagggtttttcaTCAGTATGAATTTTTTGGTGTACTCTAAAGTATCTGGAAGAACTGAAAGTCTTCCCACAGGCCTGACAGtcatagggtttctccccagAATGGATATTCTGGTGTACTTTAAGGTTTTTGCCAAAACAACAGTTTCCCCACATTCTTTACATGTATAGGGTTTCACGCCACTATGAATTTTTAGAGTTGTTGACATATTCTAAAtgccttcccacattccttacattcttAGGGTTTCTCCCCTGAGTGAATATTTTGGTGTACTCCAAGGTCTCtgcaaaaaaaactaaaagccttCCCACATACGAGACCTTTACAGGGTTTCACTCCATTATGAATTTTCAAATGTCAAGTTGGTTGTTCACGAATTCTAAAGGCCTTCGCACATCCCTTACATGCATAAGGCTTCTCAGCAGTATGAATTCTCTCATGTTTGATTAGATCTGAGCTATAATTAAAGGTcttcccacattctttacattaataaatgtttactaggAATTCTGTGATGTAGGGTAAGAGATGTGTCTTTTCTGTGAATAGATATATTTTCATAGATGATTTTCATTTGgctaaaatattctttttgagGTTCTTGTTTCTTAATCTTGACTTTGTTCTGCCAGCTATTTTGGATAATGGAACCCTCAAGGTCAAGCATTTCACTTCTTTATCTTAcatttagataaatttatttcaaaaatgtttttgaaataaataaagtctTTGTATTATATCTGGTCTCCAAAcgtggaaaaataaagcaagaaaactaACAAATGTTGTTTTCCTGTACTGGGGTACAGAAGGGGGGCACAGGGGGACAGCAGAGATAAGTGATAAACTGAAAATACATTAGCAATGAATTTCGATAGTTATTATGCAGTTTGAAGAAGGCAAACAGTTTAGAGAATAATGAAAGCATATGTTGTGAGATCTGTTAACAATGAAAATAGATTAAATCATTGATTCTAAAATGTAAGTGTTCAATTAGAATCACCTCAGGAGCCTGTTGCAAGTATTAATTTCAGAGACCAACCCAGACCAAGTGAATCAGAATCTATAAGGGTAGGTCTTAGGCATCTATATTTTTAACCACTCCATCAGATGTATCAGAGGCAGATCAATGTTTGACATTctccgttttttgtttgtttgttttggttttcttggccacgctgtgtgacttatgggatctcagttcccctgaccagggattgaacacaggccacggcagtgaaggcccagaatcctaaccactaggccactagGGAACTCCCTGACATTCTctacttacagatttttttccagtgGTTTCTCACTGCAGTTAGAACATTATATGACAAGTTAAAGATGGAAAACAAGGCCGTTCTTATAAGAACTCATCTCAACCACTGCCCTTTTAACCTACCTTAAAAATTCCTTGAAGGCACTAAATCTGACACATTATTTCCCATCTTTTGGAACTTCGCATTATGTTGTTTCATCCCCATGAATTCCCCTGACACAGCTCTTTATAGGCCTGACTCCTCATTCTTCAGGCCCCAGATTAAAAGTCGTTTCTTCAGAGAGGCTGTATGATCAGAACCTACCAATTCCATGTTCATTATTCTCTATTCTAATATCTTGTGTTTTGATC contains:
- the ZNF567 gene encoding zinc finger protein 567 isoform X1 — its product is MAQGSVSFKDVTVDFSQEEWQHLDPAQKMLYMDVMLENYCHLVSVGCHMTKPDVILKLERGEEPWTSFTGHTCLEEKWKAEDFLVKFKEQQDKFSRSVVLINHKKLIKENSSAYEKTFTLSKNPINSKNLPPEYDTHGKIFKNVSELIISNLSPTRKRLSEHNGYGKSLLNTKPETAHSGGKSHNQCGRTVSHNEMIMQYHEMETSAQSFGYNDCEKSFLKKGGLITHNRAYRREKPSEYNKRRRTTNIEKKHICTECGKSFCRKSVLILHQGIHTEEKPYQCHQCGNSFRRKSYLIDHQRTHTGEKPFVCNECGKSFRLKTALTDHQRTHTGEKSYECPQCRNAFRLKSHLIRHQRTHTGEKPYECNDCGKSFRQKTTLSLHQRIHTGEKPYICKECGKSFHQKANLTVHQRTHTGEKPYICNECGKSFSQKTTLALHEKTHNEEKPYICNECGKSFRQKTTLVAHQRTHTGEKSYECPHCGKAFRMKSYLIDHHRTHTGEKPYECNECGKSFSQKTNLNLHQRIHTGEKPYICNECGKSFRQKATLTVHQKIHTGQKSYECPQCGKAFSRKSYLIHHQRTHTGEKPYKCNECGKCFRQKTNLIVHQRTHTGEKPYICNECGKSFSYKRNLIVHQRTHKGENMVMQ
- the ZNF567 gene encoding zinc finger protein 567 isoform X2 → MLYMDVMLENYCHLVSVGCHMTKPDVILKLERGEEPWTSFTGHTCLEEKWKAEDFLVKFKEQQDKFSRSVVLINHKKLIKENSSAYEKTFTLSKNPINSKNLPPEYDTHGKIFKNVSELIISNLSPTRKRLSEHNGYGKSLLNTKPETAHSGGKSHNQCGRTVSHNEMIMQYHEMETSAQSFGYNDCEKSFLKKGGLITHNRAYRREKPSEYNKRRRTTNIEKKHICTECGKSFCRKSVLILHQGIHTEEKPYQCHQCGNSFRRKSYLIDHQRTHTGEKPFVCNECGKSFRLKTALTDHQRTHTGEKSYECPQCRNAFRLKSHLIRHQRTHTGEKPYECNDCGKSFRQKTTLSLHQRIHTGEKPYICKECGKSFHQKANLTVHQRTHTGEKPYICNECGKSFSQKTTLALHEKTHNEEKPYICNECGKSFRQKTTLVAHQRTHTGEKSYECPHCGKAFRMKSYLIDHHRTHTGEKPYECNECGKSFSQKTNLNLHQRIHTGEKPYICNECGKSFRQKATLTVHQKIHTGQKSYECPQCGKAFSRKSYLIHHQRTHTGEKPYKCNECGKCFRQKTNLIVHQRTHTGEKPYICNECGKSFSYKRNLIVHQRTHKGENMVMQ